From the Cyanobium sp. M30B3 genome, the window TGATGGCCTGCCGGTGCTGCTGGACTTCGGCCTGGTGGTGGACGGCGATGCCGTGACCCCCGGCTACGCCCCGCCCGAGCGATCCCGCGCTCAGGCCCCCGAGCCCTGGATGGACCTCCATGCCCTGGGCGTCACGGCCCTGGTGCTGCTCAGCGGCGATCCGCCGGCCCGCCTGCTGGATCCGGGCTCGCTGGAGTGGCGCTGGCCCGCCAGTCTCAGCGACCAGCCCGAGCTGCAGGCCGCCCTGGCCCGCCTGCTCGCCCGCGACCCCGGCCAGCGCTTTCCCTCGGCGGCCCAGGCCCTGGCCGCCCTGCAGGCCCTGCCCATGCCGGAGACCACCGGGCCCGTTCCCCGCGCCGACCGCACCGTGGCCCTGGTGCCGCCGCCGGTTGCCGCCGTCAGGCCTGCGCAGTCCCCTGGGCCGGAGAGGGCCGAACCGCCGCCCGCCGCCCATCCGCCCGCCGCCCATCCGCCTGCGCCTGCTCCGGAGCTGCCCGTGCTCGAGCCCGGCCAGCCGGCGCCACTGCCGCGCCCCGGGTCGGCCCCAGCGCGCCTGCGGGTCGAGGACCGGGAGCTGGCGGCCGAGGGCGGCCTGTGGCCCGTGGTGATCGCTCTGCTGCTCTCGGCCGTGGTGGGCACGGCCCTGGGCTGGTGGTGGCTCAGCCGCGGTCAATCCAGTCGCCCGACCACCCCCGATGCGGCACTGCAACTGCCCAGCAGCCTGCCTCCCGCCGAGATCGACCAGCGTCAGCAGCTGCTCAATCGCCTGCGGGCGATGCAGGTGGACCGGGCCTGGTTCCTGAAGCTGGTGGATGCCAGCCTGCTGGCCCAGTTCCCGGAGCGGGGTGGGCGGCTGCCTGGCGACAGCCTGGAGGACGCCCCCCTGCGCAAGGTGTGGAATGAGCTGGCCCAGGAGTGGCTGGCCCGGGTGGAGCAACTGCCCCTGGAGATCCGCCGCCGCCTGGGCAGTTACAGCAATGCGGACTGGGAGCAGAGGCTGCGCGGTCTGGCCGACCAGGGTCTGAGCGGCGAGGTGCTGCGTCGGCTGGTGTCGGCCCAGGCCCAGAACCTGCTGCCGGGCCGCTCCGGCGGCACCATGCCCCCCGAGCCCTATCGCCAGCTCTGGTACGCGGCTGCCGAGCAGAGCCTGGCCTCGATCCAGATCGAGCCGATCCAGGCCCGCAGCAGCGACCCCCAGGTGCTCAGCGCCCCGGTGTCCGCCGGGGGTGCCCGGCTGTTCCCGATCCGGTTGCCCGAGGGCTACCGGCTGGTGATGGGGGTGAACGGCTCGCCCCTGATGCAGATGAGCGTGTTCGCCGCCGACGGCTCGTTGCTGGAGCCCAGTGGCCCGCTGCGGGTGGTGAGTCTGCCCCCCCAGTCGCGCTCGCCGGTGCAGTTGCTGGTGACCAATGAAGGGGTGGCACCGTCGCTGATCACTCTGTCGCTGCGGGCCGATGCGCCGGCGCCGCCGCAGCTGGAGACTCCCGCGCCCGCCACTGCCGACGACACGTCCGAACCGGAGCGCTCTCCGCTGCGGCCGCCCCTGCGGCGCCCCGACGATCCGGACGAGCCGGCGGAGGAGCCCCCCGCGCCGACCGCTCCAACCCCAGCGCCAGCGCCGCCGGAGCCGTCGCCCTCGCCCTCGCCCTGAGTCCGGCTCTCCCATCCACAGGCGGAGATGGCTCTGTGGCGGGAGATGGCTCAGTAGCGGGAGATGGCGGCCCGGGTTTCCTTCGCGTCCTGCTTGCGGCGCTCCTCGGCCCGCTTGTCGTGCAGCTTGCGGCCCTTGGCCAGCCCCAGGGTGAGTTTGATCCAGGAGCCCTTGAGGTGCAGGTTGAGCGGGATCAGGGTGAGGCCCTTCTGCTCGAGCGCCACCCGCAGCCGCTCGATCTCGCGGCGGTGGGCCAGCAGTTTGCGCACCCGCAGGGGCTCGTGGTTGAAGTAGGCACCGGCGTGGCTGTGGGGCGAGATGTGCACGTTGTGCAGTTGCAGCTCGCCGCCCCGCACCAGGCAGAAGCCATCGCGCAGGTTCACCTGGCCGGCCCGGATCGACTTCACCTCGGTGCCCAGCAGCTCGATGCCGCACTCGAGGGTTTCGAGGATCTCGTACTGGTGCCGCGCGAAGCGGTTGTCCGCCAGCAGGCGGTTGGCGGCATCCCGCTGGGCCCGGGCGGCCAGCTTCTTGGTGCCACCCTTGGCCATCGCTCCCCGTGCCGCTGTCGTCTCTGGTCCCCGACCCTAGGCAGGTGCCGGTACCCTCCACCCATGGCGCCTCCACCCATGGCGATTGTTTCCATGGCGATTGTTTCCTCGGGACCGGCTGCAGCGGATGGCCGCGGGGGGGCGGAGGCCAGGTCCACCGTGGCTGGCCCCGGTGGCGGCCCACGCCCGGCGCCGGAACGGCTGGTGCAGCCGGCCCCTGCCGGTGATGATCCCGAGCCGGGACGGGCCGACACGCTCAGGCCGCGGCGTCTGGCCGACTACATCGGCCAGAGTGAGCTCAAGCAGGTGCTGGCCATTGCGGTGGAGGCCACCCGCAGCCGCCAGGAGGCCCTCGACCACGTGCTGCTCTACGGCCCGCCGGGCCTGGGCAAGACCACGATGGCGCTGGTGCTCGCCGAGGAACTGGGCGTGCGCTGCCGCATCGCCAGTGCCCCGGCCCTGGAGCGCCCGCGCGACATCGTGGGCCTGCTGGTGAACCTGGAGCCGCGGGAGCTGCTGTTCATCGACGAGATCCACCGCCTCAACCGGGTGGCCGAGGAACTGCTCTACCCGGCGATGGAGGACTACCGCCTCGACCTCACCGTGGGCAAGGGCAGCACCGCCCGCACCCGCAGCATGCCCCTGGCCCCCTTCACCCTGGTGGGCGCCACCACCCGGGCCGGGGCCCTCAGTTCGCCCCTGCGGGACCGCTTCGGGTTGATCCAGCGGCTGGAGTTCTATGGCCTCGACGACCTGCAGGCGATCGTTGAGCGGGCGGCCAGGCTGCTGGCGATCGACCTGGACGGGTCGGCGGCCCTGGAGGTGGCCCGCCGCTGCCGGGGCACGCCGCGGATCGCCAACCGGCTGCTGCGCCGGGTGCGGGACGTGGCCAGCGTGAACGGCGAGGGCCGCATCGGCGCGGCCCTGGTGGAGCAGGCCCTCAGCCTGCACCGGGTGGATGGCCGCGGCCTCGATGCCCACGACCGGCGCCTGCTGGCGCTGATGCTGGAGAGCTACGGCGGCGGGCCGGTGGGCCTCGACACCCTGGCGGCCGGGCTGGGGGAGGACCCGGCCACCCTGGAGACGGTGGTGGAGCCCTACCTGCTGCAGCAGGGCCTGTTGCAGCGCACGCCCCGGGGCCGGCTGCTCACCGAGGCGGGCCGGGCCCACCTGGCGGAGTCGTGGCCGTGAGGGGGCGGACCTGGCTGTGGGGACTGCCGGCCCTGCTGCTGGCGGTGTGCCTGCTGCTGGTGCAGCCCAGGGCGGTGCGGGCGACAGAAGGGCCCACAGCGCTTTCCGTGCCCCAGCTCTCCTCGCTCCCCCAGCTGTTCGACCAGGCGCTGCAGGCCAGCCGTGAGGGCCACTTCGGCGAGGCCCTGCCCCTCTGGGATCAGGTGCTGGAGCTGGCGCCTCGGGATGCGGCGGCCTGGAGCAACCGCGGCAACGTGCAGCTCGCCCTGGGCGATCCGCTGGCGGCCATCGCCGACCAGAACCGCGCCCTGGAGCTGGAGCCAGCCAGCGGCGACGCCCACCTCAACCGCGGCACCGCCGAGGAGGCGCTGGCCCGCTGGGGGGCGGCGGCCGACGACTACCACTGGATCCTGGAGCACAGCGACGGGGCCGAACCGCGGGCCTCGGCCCTCTACAACTTGGGCAATGTGCAGGGCTCCCAGGGTGACTGGGCCGCCGCCCGCAGCAGCTATGCCGCCGCTGCCGCTGCCCGCCCAGGCTTTGCCATGGCCCGCGCCAGCGAGGCCCTGGCCGCCTTCCAGCTCGGCGACCTGGACGCAGCTGAACAGCAACTGCGCTCGCTGATCCGCCGCTACCCCCTGTTCGCCGATGCCCGCGCCGGCCTCACCGCCCTGCTCTGGCAGCGGGGCGGCCGCGGCGAGGCGGAGAGCCACTGGGTGTCGGCCTCCGGTCTCGATCCGCGCTACCGCGACCCAGAATGGCTGCTGGCCGTGCGGCGCTGGCCGCCAGCTCCGGTGTCGGCCCTGCAGCAGTTCCTCGCCCTCGCCTGAACCGCCACAGCCCAGCCACCCCAAAGCCGCAGCCACCCCAAAGCCACAGTCACGCCTAAGCCACCGCTTCCGGTTTCCGGCCCTGCGATGCCGTCCCCCCCTCCACCACCACCCATGCCCGCCGCCACCGCTGGCGCTGACGCGGGCGCTGGGCGTGGGATCTGCTGGTGGCAGCTGGGGCTGGAGGGGGATCTGGAGGCGTTCCTGCCCGAGCTGATCCAGCTGCGCCGCCACCTGCACCGCCACCCCGAGCTCAGTGGCCACGAGCAGCAGACGGCCGCCCTGGTGGCCGGCGAACTGCGCCGCTGGGGCTGGGAGGTGCGCGAGGGGGTGGGGCGCACCGGGGTGGTGGCGGAACTGGGCCCCCGCTGCCTGCCGGACGGCCAGCCGGCGCCGTTGCTGGGCCTGCGGGTGGATATGGATGCCCTGCCGGTGGAGGAGCGCACCGGTCTCGACTACGCCTCCACCGTGCAGGGGTTGATGCACGCCTGCGGTCATGACCTGCACACGAGCGTCGGCCTGGGGGTGGCCGGCGTGCTGGCCTCCCTGGCCAGGCGGCGACCCGATCTGCTGCGGGCACGGGTGCGGCTGCTGTTTCAGCCCGCCGAGGAGACGGCCGAGGGGGCGGCGTGGATGAAGGCTGACGGGGCGACCGAGGGGCTCGATGCCCTGTTCGGGGTGCACGTGTTTCCCTCGATTGCGGTGGGCGAGGTGGGGGTGCGCAGCGGCAGCCTGACGGCGGCGGCGGGGGAGCTGGAGATCGAGGTGCTGGGGGAGAGCGGCCACGGCGCCCGCCCCCACCAGAGCACCGACGCGATCTGGATCGCGGCGCGGGTGGTGAGCGGCCTGCAGGAGGCGATCAGCCGCCGGCTGGATGCCCTCCATCCTGTGGTGGTGAGCTTCGGGCGGATCGAAGGGGGCAAGGCCTTCAATGTGATCGCCGACCACGTGCGTCTGCTGGGCACGGTGCGCTGCCTCGATCTGGAGCTGCACGACCGTCTGCCGGCCTGGATCGAGGACACCGTGCACGCCCTCTGCCGGGGCCATGGTGGAGAGGCTCGGGTGCGTTATCGCCGCATCTCGCCGCCGGTGCACAACGACCCGGAACTCACCCAGCTGGTGGCGGCGGCGGCGGTGGATCTGCTGGGCCGCCCGCGGGTGCACTGGCTGGAGCAGCCCTCCCTGGGCGCCGAGGATTTCGCCGAGCTCAGCGATGGCATCCGCTGCACGATGTTCCGGTTGGGGGTGGCCGGACCCCAGGGCTGCACCCCCCTGCACAGCAACACCTTCGCCCCCGATGAGGGGGCCCTGGCTGTTGGCGTGCGGGTGCTGAGCCTCAGCCTGCTGCGCGCCGCACCGATGAGCCCCCGATGAGCCCCCGATGAGCCCCTTCGAGCCTCGCCGCCGGCCGCTGCTGGAGGGCCTGCTGGCGCTGTCGGCGCCGCTGCTGATCCTGCTGGCGCTGCTGTTGATCCTGCAGCGCCAGGGGCGGGAGAGGATTATGGCCCTGCCGGCCCTGGCGATCGGCATCGGCCTGGCCAGCTCCAGTTGGGTGAGCCGGGGGCGGCGGCGCCGGGCCCTGCTGCAGGCCCTGCGCCAGGGCGGTCCGCCGGCGGCCGGTTCCTGAGCCAGGCTGGAGCCCCCAGCATGTCCCTGTGTGTCCGCGCCCGATCTGGAACAGCTGCGCGCCGCCATCTGTTGTGGCGACCCCAGCCGTTCGATGCCCGCCCTGGCGGCCCTGCGGGAGGTGCCGGTTGAGGCGGCGGTGCCGCTGCTGCTGCTGGGGTTGGAGCAGGAGGCGTTCCTGGTGCGCTCGCTGAGCTGCGCCGGCCTGGGGGTGAAGTGCAACCCGGCCGGGCGCCAGGCGCTGGTGCGGGTCCTGGAGCACGACCCCGATGCCAATGTGCGGGCCGAAGCGGCCAATGCCCTGGTGAGCCATGGCCTGGAGCAGGCCTGGCCGCTGTTGCTGGCGGCCTTCCGCCGCGACGACCAGTGGCTGCTGCGCTGCAGCGTGCTCTCGGCCGTGGCCGAGCATCCCGAGGCCGATGCGGCCCGGTTGCTGGAGCTGGCCAGCCTGGCGATCGCTGCCGACGATGGCACCGTGCGGGTGGGCGGCGCCGAGATCCTGGGTCGTCTGGTGCGGGAGGGTGGTGGCGACTCTGCAAGCGCTGGAGCTGACGCCCACCAGGCGCGGGCGCTGCTGCAGCGGCTGCAGGCCGACCCTGACCACCGGGTGGTGGGGGCGGCGCTGAACGGCCTGCAGTGCTGAGCCAACTGGCCTGCGTTCGGGGGATGTTGCTAGGTTGCGGGAGTCACTAGGGGTGCCCGGCTGCGTCAGGCAGTGCCGGGCTGAGATCACACCCTCCGCACCTGATCCGGGTCATGCCGGCGCAGGGAAGTGAGCCAGCCGCCACCTCGGTGTGCGTCTGCGATCTCGGCAACGGAACCGGACCCCCGCCACGGCCGCCGCCAGGCTGCTCCCCATTCCGTTCTTTGCCCGTACCCGTCATGCGCAGCGCCTGGATCGAGAAGCGCCAAGGTCAGGCCAACGTGAGCCAGATGCACTACGCCCGCCAGGGGGTGGTGACGGAAGAAATGGCCCATGTGGCCAAGCGGGAGAACCTGCCCGAATCCCTGGTGATGGAGGAGGTGGCCCGGGGCCGCATGATCATCCCGGCCAACATCAACCACCCCAACCTGGAGCCGATGGCGATCGGCATCGCCTCCAGCTGCAAGGTGAACGCCAACATCGGCGCCTCGCCCAACGCCAGCGATGTGAGCGAGGAGCTGAAGAAGCTCGAGCTGGCGGTGAAATATGGCGCCGACACGGTGATGGATCTCTCCACCGGCGGCGTGAATCTCGATGAGGTGCGCACGGCGATCATCAACGCCTCGCCGGTTCCCATCGGCACGGTGCCGGTGTATCAGGCGCTCGAGAGCGTGCACGGCTCGATCGAGAAGCTCAGCGAAGACGACTTCCTGCACATCATCGAGAAGCACTGCCAGCAGGGGGTGGACTACCAGACCATCCACGCCGGCCTGTTGATCGAGCACCTGCCCAAGGTGAAGGGTCGCCTCACCGGCATCGTGAGCCGAGGCGGCGGCATCCTGGCCCAGTGGATGCTGTATCACCACAAGCAGAATCCGCTCTACACCCGCTTCGACGACATCTGCGAGATCTTCAAGCGCTACGACTGCAGCTTCTCCCTGGGCGATTCGCTGCGCCCCGGCTGTCTGCATGACGCCTCCGATGAAGCACAGCTGGCCGAATTGAAAACGTTGGGTGAACTCACCCGCCGCGCCTGGAAGCACGACGTGCAGGTGATGGTGGAGGGTCCGGGCCACGTGCCGATGGACCAGATCGAGTTCAACGTGAAGAAGCAGATGGAGGAGTGCGCCGAGGCGCCCTTCTATGTGCTCGGCCCCCTGGTCACCGACATCGCCCCCGGCTACGACCACATCACCAGCGCCATCGGCGCGGCGATGGCGGGCTGGTATGGCACGGCGATGCTCTGCTACGTCACCCCCAAGGAGCATCTCGGACTGCCCAATCCCGAAGACGTGCGCAACGGCCTGATCGCCTACAAGATCGCCGCCCATGCCGCCGACATCGCCCGCCACCGCCCGGGCGCCCGCGATCGCGACGACGAACTGAGCCGCGCCCGCTACGCCTTCGACTGGAACAGGCAGTTCGATCTCTCCCTGGATCCGGAGCGGGCCCGCGAGTACCACGACGAAACCCTGCCGGCCGACATCTACAAGCAGGCCGAGTTCTGCTCGATGTGCGGACCCAAGCACTGCCCGATGCAGACCAAGATCACCGACAAGGATCTGGAGGGTCTGGAGCAGGTGCTGGCCGAGCAGAAGGCGGAGGCTGCTGTCGGCTGAGCCCGGCCCAGCAAGGCCCGGGGTGATCTCCGGGCCTTCAGTTGAGGGTTGTGCTCTGCTGGACTTCGTTCATGACTACTCTTACGCGCCTGATCGACGAGGCCCATGCCTCTTGATGCCCCTGTCCCAGAGCGGTTCACTCTGGCCAGAGCAGCCCCAGCCATGACCACGGGCAGCGGGTGCTACCTGCTCGATAGCCATGTACTGCTCTGGTGAGTTTCAACAACAAAGCCCCGCCAATTGGCGGGGCTTTGCGTTGGCGCTGGGCCGCTCAGCCCAGGGCCTTGGCCTTGGCCACCACGTTGTCGACGGTGAAGCCGAACTTCTCCATCAACACCGGGCCTGGGGCGGAGGCGCCGTAGCGGTCCACCGAGACGCTGTCGCCCTCGAAGCCGGTGTACTTGTGCCAGCCGAAGCTGCTGGAGGCCTCCACCACCAGGCGCTTGCGGCAGGCGGCCGGCAGCACACTGTCGCGGTAGGCGGCGTCCTGCTCCTCGAACAGCTCCACGCAGGGCATCGACACCACGCGCACGTTCTTGCCCTCGGCCCGCAGCTGGGCGGCGGCCTTGGTGCACAGCTCCAGCTCGGTGCCGGTGCCGATCAGGATCAGGTCGGGGCTGCCGTTGCTGTCCTCAAGGATGTAACCGCCCCTGGCCACCGCGGCGGCGCTGGAGTTGGCCTGGTTGGCCATCGCCTGGCGGCTGAGGATCAGCACGGTGGGGCGGTTGCGGTTGGTCACGGCCACCTGGTAGGCGCCGCTGGTCTCGTTGCCATCGCCGGGACGGATCACCAGCAGGTTGGGCAGGGAGCGCAGGGTGGCCAGGGTCTCGATCGGCTGGTGGGTGGGGCCGTCCTCGCCCAGGCCGATCGAGTCGTGGGTGAGCACGTAGATCACGCCCAGCTCGCTCAGGGCCGAGAGGCGGATGGCGCCGAGGGCATAGCCGGCGAACACGGCGAAGGTGCCGCCGTAGGGGATCAGGCCGCTGCCGTGGTATGCGAGGCCGTTGAGGATGGCCGCCATGGCGTGCTCGCGCACGCCGAAGTGCAGGTAGCGGTTCTGTTCGGCCCCCTTCTGGAAGCTCTTCTCACCCTTGATGTCGGTGAGGTTGGAGTGGGTGAGGTCGGCTGAGCCGCCGATCAGCTCGGGCAGGCTGGGGCCGATGGCGTTGAGGCAGTTGAAGGAGTGGGCGCGGGTGGCCAGGCCCTTGTCGTCGGCGCTGTAGCTGGGCAGGTTGGCGTCCCAGCCCTGGGGCAGTTCGCCGCGCAGCTGGCGCTCGAATTCGGCGGCTTCGGCGGGATAGGCGGCGCGGTAGGCCTCCAGGGTGGCGTTCCACTCGGCCTCGGCGGCGGCACCGCGGCTCACGGCCTGACGCCAGTGGTCGTAGGCCTCCTGGGGCACCTCGAAGTCGCCGTAGGTCCAGCCCAGGTTCTGGCGGGTGAGGGCTGCCTCATCGGCCCCCAGGGCGGCTCCGTGCACGCCGGCGGTGTTGGCCTTGTTGGGGGAGCCGTAGCCGATCGTGGTGGTGACCTTGATCAGGCTGGGCTTGTCGGTGACGGCCTTGGCCTCCTCGATGGCCCGGGCGATCGCGGCCACGTCGGTGTTGCCATCCGCCACGTGGATGGTGTGCCAGCCGTAGGCCTCGTAGCGCTTGAGCACATCCTCGGTGAAGGAAACATTGGTGTTTCCGTCGATGGTGATGTGGTTGTCGTCGTAGAGGGCGATCAGCTTGCCCAGACCCAGGTGACCGGCCAGGGAGGCGGCCTCGCCGCTCACCCCCTCCTGGTTGCAGCCATCACCCATGAGCACATAGGTGGTGTGGTCGACGAGCTTGCAGTCGGGCTTGTTGAACTTGGCGGCCAGGTGGGCTTCGGCCATGGCCAGACCCACGGCGTTGGCGATGCCCTGACCCAGGGGGCCGGTGGTCACCTCAACCCCGGGGGTCTCGAAGGTCTCGGGGTGGCCGGGGGTCTTGGAGCCCCACTGACGAAATTGTTTGATGTCGTCGATGGTCACCGAGTCGTAGCCGGTGAGGTGCAGCAGGGCGTAGAGCAGCATGCAGCCGTGGCCCGCCGAGAGCACGAAGCGGTCGCGGTTGAACCACTGGGGGTTCTTGGGGTTGTGCCGGAGCGTCTTGTCCCAGAGGGCATAGGCCATCGGGGCGCAGCCCATCGGCAGCCCGGGGTGGCCGGAATTCGACTTGTTGATCGCATCAACGGCCAGGAAGCGGATGCTGTTGATGCACAGCGACTCCAGCGCGTTGGCGGAGGACGTGGGGGAGGAGGGGGCGGCGACCATCGGGGAGGAGCGGGGAATACGGGGTTGCGCGGCTGGGGCCGGGAGCGACCGGCTGCAGGGGTGTGGGGAGCTGGCGGGGAGTCAGCTCATGCGCCGGAACGCCAGACAGACGTTGTGGCCGCCGAATCCGAAGGAATTGGAGAGCACAACATTGAGTGTCGAGTCTCGGGCCTGATTGGGCACGACGTCCAGATCACAGGCCGGATCCGGATTGCTGTAATTGATCGTAGGCGGCACCAGGCCATGCTCCATGGCCAGGATGGCCGCCACGGCCTCGATGCCGCCGCTGCCACCCAGCAGGTGGCCGGTCATCGACTTGGTGGAGCTCACCGGGATCCGGTAGGCGTGCTCCCCCAGGGCCGACTTGATGGCGGCGGTCTCATTGCTGTCGTTGGCCTGGGTGCTGGTGCCGTGGGCGTTGACGTAGTCCACGGCCTCGGGCTCCAGCCGGGCGTCCTTGAGGGCGAGGCGCATGGCCTCAGCGCCTCCGACGCCTCCCGGGGACGGGGAGGTGATGTGGTGGGCATCGCAGGTCATGCCGTAGCCCACCACCTCGGCCAGGATCCGGGCACCCCGGGCCCTGGCGTGCTCGAGGCTCTCCAGCACCAGGATGCCGGCGCCCTCACCGATCACAAAGCCGTTGCGCTCGGCGTCGAACGGACGGCTGGCCGTCGCCGGGTCGTCGTTGCGGAAGGAGAGGGCCTTGGCGCTGGCGAAGCCCGCCACCCCCAGGGGGGTGATCGCCGATTCGGCGCCGCCGCACACCATGGCATCGGCCAGGCCGAGCTGGATCAGCCGGAAGGCGTCGCCGATGGCGTTGGAGCCGGCGGCACAGGCCGTGGCCACGGCGCTGCTCGGACCCCTGGCGCCGATGGCAATCGCCGTGAGGCCGGTGGCCATGTTGGGGATCATCATCGGCACGCAGAACGGGCTCACCCGGTCCGGACCGCGCTCGCTGAGCACCTGGGCCTGGGTCTCCATCATCAGCAGGCCGCCCACCCCGGAGCCGATCGCCGTGCCGATGCGCTGGGCGTTGGTGTCGTCGATGTTGAGGCCGGCATCGGCGATGGCCTGCTTGGCGGCCACCACGCCGAACTGGCAGAAGCGATCCCAGCGCTTCGTCTCCTTCGGCTCCAGCCAGCCGCTGGGATCGAAGTCCTTCACCTCGGCGGCGAAACGGCAGGCGTGCCGGGCGGCATCGAACAGGGTGATTGGCGCCACCCCATTGCGGCCGGACGACAGACCCTGCCAGTAGCTGGGGACGTCGTTGCCGATCGGTGTGACCGCGCCGAGGCCGGTGACGACGACGCGCTGGAGACCCTCAACCATGGAGCGGCTCAGGCCTGCTTCTCTTGAATGAACTTGACGGCGTCACCCACGGTGGTGATGCCCTCGGCAGCCTCATCGGGGATCTCGATGTCGAAGGCCTCCTCCAGGGCCATCACCAGCTCGACGGTGTCGAGGGAATCGGCGCCGAGGTCGTTCTGGAAGTTCGACTCGGGCTTCACCTCGGCGGCGTCAACGCTGAGTTGTTCGGCAACGATCGAGCGCACTTTCTCAAAGATCGCTTCCTGGGACATGGCCGCTGTGAGAGTCGAGGCACTCTACGGGTCACCCTGACCGCCACCCCGGCCATGGCGGCGACGTATGAACAAGGGTGAAGGGCTGGGGCTGCCGGGCCAGTGGGTCCGGAGGTGTTGGGTACCTTGGCGGGACGCCGAGTCTCAGCACCTCCGGAGTTCAGATGTCCCACGCCGTCAAGATCTACGACACCTGCATCGGCTGCACCCAGTGCGTGCGCGCCTGCCCCCTCGATGTGCTCGAGATGGTGCCCTGGGATGGCTGCAAGGCCGGTCAGATCGCCTCCTCCCCCCGCACCGAGGACTGCGTGGGCTGCAAGCGCTGCGAGACCGCCTGCCCCACCGACTTCCTCAGCATCCGCGTGTATCTGGGTGACGAGACCACCCGCTCAATGGGTCTGGCCTACTGAAGTTCCTGGCCGCCCTGCGTTTCCCGCCAGGAACACTCGAGATCAGCCACGTCCCATAAGCTCAGGCCCGGCCCCGACCGGGCTTTTTTGTTGTCCTTTTCCCCTGCGGGCCCCTATGTGCGGGATCGTTGCCCTGATCGGATCGCGGGAGGCGGCTCCCCTGCTGCTGGAGGGGCTGCGCCAGCTGGAATACCGGGGCTATGACTCGGCCGGCATCGCCACAGTTGAGCAGGGCGGGGTGCTGCACTGCCTGCGGGCCGAGGGCAAGCTGGTGAACCTCACCGCCCGCTATGAGGCCAGCGGTGCGCCTGGGCAGTGCGGCATCGGCCATACCCGCTGGGCCACCCATGGCAAGCCCGAGGAGCGCAACGCCCATCCCCACCTGGATGGCTCG encodes:
- a CDS encoding protein kinase, coding for MPSDPGHSPVDGQPFESGQLICERYRLEERLSQGPQGTLWRATDQLAAAAPMVLRQLGPELDQERARELWTRLQGVLHPQVPRLGGALSQDGCLWLVREWQAGRTLQELFEARAERQMVFGAGEVLLLLRQLLPVLAALHGQELVHGDLCPANLLRRDSDGLPVLLDFGLVVDGDAVTPGYAPPERSRAQAPEPWMDLHALGVTALVLLSGDPPARLLDPGSLEWRWPASLSDQPELQAALARLLARDPGQRFPSAAQALAALQALPMPETTGPVPRADRTVALVPPPVAAVRPAQSPGPERAEPPPAAHPPAAHPPAPAPELPVLEPGQPAPLPRPGSAPARLRVEDRELAAEGGLWPVVIALLLSAVVGTALGWWWLSRGQSSRPTTPDAALQLPSSLPPAEIDQRQQLLNRLRAMQVDRAWFLKLVDASLLAQFPERGGRLPGDSLEDAPLRKVWNELAQEWLARVEQLPLEIRRRLGSYSNADWEQRLRGLADQGLSGEVLRRLVSAQAQNLLPGRSGGTMPPEPYRQLWYAAAEQSLASIQIEPIQARSSDPQVLSAPVSAGGARLFPIRLPEGYRLVMGVNGSPLMQMSVFAADGSLLEPSGPLRVVSLPPQSRSPVQLLVTNEGVAPSLITLSLRADAPAPPQLETPAPATADDTSEPERSPLRPPLRRPDDPDEPAEEPPAPTAPTPAPAPPEPSPSPSP
- the smpB gene encoding SsrA-binding protein SmpB is translated as MAKGGTKKLAARAQRDAANRLLADNRFARHQYEILETLECGIELLGTEVKSIRAGQVNLRDGFCLVRGGELQLHNVHISPHSHAGAYFNHEPLRVRKLLAHRREIERLRVALEQKGLTLIPLNLHLKGSWIKLTLGLAKGRKLHDKRAEERRKQDAKETRAAISRY
- the ruvB gene encoding Holliday junction branch migration DNA helicase RuvB; protein product: MAIVSSGPAAADGRGGAEARSTVAGPGGGPRPAPERLVQPAPAGDDPEPGRADTLRPRRLADYIGQSELKQVLAIAVEATRSRQEALDHVLLYGPPGLGKTTMALVLAEELGVRCRIASAPALERPRDIVGLLVNLEPRELLFIDEIHRLNRVAEELLYPAMEDYRLDLTVGKGSTARTRSMPLAPFTLVGATTRAGALSSPLRDRFGLIQRLEFYGLDDLQAIVERAARLLAIDLDGSAALEVARRCRGTPRIANRLLRRVRDVASVNGEGRIGAALVEQALSLHRVDGRGLDAHDRRLLALMLESYGGGPVGLDTLAAGLGEDPATLETVVEPYLLQQGLLQRTPRGRLLTEAGRAHLAESWP
- a CDS encoding tetratricopeptide repeat protein, translating into MPALLLAVCLLLVQPRAVRATEGPTALSVPQLSSLPQLFDQALQASREGHFGEALPLWDQVLELAPRDAAAWSNRGNVQLALGDPLAAIADQNRALELEPASGDAHLNRGTAEEALARWGAAADDYHWILEHSDGAEPRASALYNLGNVQGSQGDWAAARSSYAAAAAARPGFAMARASEALAAFQLGDLDAAEQQLRSLIRRYPLFADARAGLTALLWQRGGRGEAESHWVSASGLDPRYRDPEWLLAVRRWPPAPVSALQQFLALA
- a CDS encoding amidohydrolase, encoding MPAATAGADAGAGRGICWWQLGLEGDLEAFLPELIQLRRHLHRHPELSGHEQQTAALVAGELRRWGWEVREGVGRTGVVAELGPRCLPDGQPAPLLGLRVDMDALPVEERTGLDYASTVQGLMHACGHDLHTSVGLGVAGVLASLARRRPDLLRARVRLLFQPAEETAEGAAWMKADGATEGLDALFGVHVFPSIAVGEVGVRSGSLTAAAGELEIEVLGESGHGARPHQSTDAIWIAARVVSGLQEAISRRLDALHPVVVSFGRIEGGKAFNVIADHVRLLGTVRCLDLELHDRLPAWIEDTVHALCRGHGGEARVRYRRISPPVHNDPELTQLVAAAAVDLLGRPRVHWLEQPSLGAEDFAELSDGIRCTMFRLGVAGPQGCTPLHSNTFAPDEGALAVGVRVLSLSLLRAAPMSPR
- a CDS encoding DUF3188 domain-containing protein — protein: MSPFEPRRRPLLEGLLALSAPLLILLALLLILQRQGRERIMALPALAIGIGLASSSWVSRGRRRRALLQALRQGGPPAAGS
- a CDS encoding HEAT repeat domain-containing protein, with amino-acid sequence MPALAALREVPVEAAVPLLLLGLEQEAFLVRSLSCAGLGVKCNPAGRQALVRVLEHDPDANVRAEAANALVSHGLEQAWPLLLAAFRRDDQWLLRCSVLSAVAEHPEADAARLLELASLAIAADDGTVRVGGAEILGRLVREGGGDSASAGADAHQARALLQRLQADPDHRVVGAALNGLQC
- the thiC gene encoding phosphomethylpyrimidine synthase ThiC, encoding MRSAWIEKRQGQANVSQMHYARQGVVTEEMAHVAKRENLPESLVMEEVARGRMIIPANINHPNLEPMAIGIASSCKVNANIGASPNASDVSEELKKLELAVKYGADTVMDLSTGGVNLDEVRTAIINASPVPIGTVPVYQALESVHGSIEKLSEDDFLHIIEKHCQQGVDYQTIHAGLLIEHLPKVKGRLTGIVSRGGGILAQWMLYHHKQNPLYTRFDDICEIFKRYDCSFSLGDSLRPGCLHDASDEAQLAELKTLGELTRRAWKHDVQVMVEGPGHVPMDQIEFNVKKQMEECAEAPFYVLGPLVTDIAPGYDHITSAIGAAMAGWYGTAMLCYVTPKEHLGLPNPEDVRNGLIAYKIAAHAADIARHRPGARDRDDELSRARYAFDWNRQFDLSLDPERAREYHDETLPADIYKQAEFCSMCGPKHCPMQTKITDKDLEGLEQVLAEQKAEAAVG